A DNA window from Mycolicibacter hiberniae contains the following coding sequences:
- a CDS encoding gamma-glutamyl-gamma-aminobutyrate hydrolase family protein has protein sequence MGPSQEQGGPVVALTTYLDRAKFGVWDARAGLLPAQYIQSITAAGGTAVLLPPQPVNPQIAARVLDGVAGLVITGGRDLDPDGYGQEPHAETDRPDTTRDAWEFALLAEAMRRGMPVLGICRGAQVLNVALGGTLHQHLPDVIGNSGHRAGNGVFTPMAVHTVAGTRLAGLVGQTCQVQCYHHQAIAEVGAKLVVSARDDDGVIEAIELPGEDFVLAVQWHPEESPEDLRLFAALVAAAGTYELARVSK, from the coding sequence CTGGGACCGTCGCAGGAGCAGGGCGGACCGGTAGTCGCCTTGACGACCTATCTGGACCGCGCGAAGTTCGGTGTGTGGGATGCCCGGGCGGGACTGCTGCCCGCTCAGTACATCCAGAGCATCACCGCCGCCGGTGGGACCGCTGTGCTGCTGCCGCCGCAACCGGTGAACCCGCAGATCGCAGCGCGGGTGCTCGACGGCGTGGCCGGCCTGGTGATCACCGGCGGCCGGGACCTCGATCCCGACGGGTACGGCCAGGAGCCCCACGCCGAGACGGATCGGCCCGACACGACCCGGGACGCATGGGAATTCGCCTTGTTGGCCGAGGCGATGCGCCGGGGCATGCCGGTGCTGGGCATCTGCCGTGGCGCCCAGGTGCTCAACGTCGCGCTCGGCGGCACGCTGCACCAGCATCTGCCCGACGTGATCGGCAACAGCGGGCACCGAGCCGGCAACGGAGTCTTCACGCCGATGGCGGTGCACACCGTCGCCGGAACCCGACTGGCCGGGCTGGTGGGCCAGACCTGCCAGGTGCAGTGCTACCACCATCAGGCCATCGCCGAGGTGGGTGCGAAACTTGTCGTCAGTGCGCGCGATGACGACGGGGTCATCGAGGCGATCGAGCTTCCCGGGGAGGACTTCGTGCTCGCGGTTCAGTGGCATCCCGAGGAATCCCCAGAGGATCTGCGCCTGTTCGCCGCACTGGTGGCGGCGGCGGGCACCTACGAGCTGGCGCGGGTGAGCAAGTGA
- a CDS encoding glutamine synthetase family protein: MTRPAMLSSEELRQLVASGEIDTVVVAFADMQGRLVGKRVAAEHFIAEVAEHGVEVCSYLLAVDVEMNTVPGYSIADWGTGYGDMVLKPDFATLRRIPWLPGTAHVLADAHWPDGGPVAVAPRQILAAQCARLAERGLVAYAATELEFLVFEESYRQAWADGYRGLTPGTDYNADYGLVAGTRLEPLLRDIRRGMTGAGLRCEGVKGECNTGQQEITFRYEDALRTCDNHSVYKSGAKEIADQHGKSLTFMAKFDQREGNSCHVHLSLRSTEGSAVLADPAAPHGMSALFRAFLAGVLATLPELTLCYAPNINSYKRFVGGSFAPTAIAWGLDNRTCALRVLGHGDSMRVECRVPGGDVNPYLAVAALIAAGLYGIDNDVALPDPVDGDAYRAALPRLPTTLAGAVELFAESAVARKAFGDEVVEHYLHSARVELDAFNTAVTDWERVRGFERF, translated from the coding sequence ATGACCCGGCCTGCGATGCTGTCCTCCGAAGAGCTTCGGCAACTGGTCGCCTCCGGCGAGATCGACACCGTCGTGGTGGCTTTCGCCGACATGCAGGGCCGGCTGGTCGGCAAGAGGGTGGCGGCCGAGCACTTCATCGCCGAGGTCGCCGAACACGGCGTCGAGGTCTGCAGCTACCTGCTGGCCGTCGACGTGGAGATGAACACCGTCCCCGGTTACTCGATCGCGGACTGGGGGACCGGCTACGGCGACATGGTGCTCAAACCGGACTTCGCCACCCTGCGCCGCATTCCGTGGCTGCCCGGCACCGCCCACGTGCTCGCCGACGCGCATTGGCCGGACGGCGGCCCGGTCGCGGTGGCACCCCGCCAGATTCTGGCGGCCCAATGTGCCCGGCTGGCCGAGCGGGGCCTGGTTGCCTACGCCGCCACGGAACTGGAGTTTCTGGTGTTCGAGGAGAGCTACCGGCAGGCGTGGGCGGACGGCTACCGGGGCCTGACCCCGGGAACGGACTACAACGCCGACTACGGCCTGGTCGCCGGGACGCGGCTGGAACCGCTGCTGCGCGACATCCGGCGGGGGATGACCGGCGCCGGCCTGCGTTGCGAAGGCGTCAAGGGTGAGTGCAACACCGGCCAGCAAGAGATCACCTTCCGCTACGAAGATGCGCTGAGGACCTGCGACAACCACAGCGTCTACAAGAGCGGCGCGAAGGAGATCGCCGACCAGCACGGCAAGAGCCTGACCTTCATGGCGAAGTTCGACCAACGCGAAGGCAACAGCTGCCACGTGCATCTGTCGCTGCGCAGCACCGAAGGTTCGGCAGTGCTCGCCGACCCGGCCGCACCGCACGGCATGTCCGCGTTGTTCCGCGCCTTCCTGGCCGGGGTGCTGGCCACGCTGCCCGAGCTGACCTTGTGCTACGCGCCGAACATCAACTCCTACAAGAGATTCGTCGGCGGTAGCTTCGCGCCCACGGCGATCGCGTGGGGCTTGGACAATCGCACCTGCGCGCTGCGGGTGCTCGGCCACGGTGACTCGATGCGGGTGGAGTGCCGGGTTCCCGGCGGCGACGTGAACCCCTATCTGGCCGTGGCCGCGTTGATCGCCGCGGGGCTGTACGGCATCGACAACGACGTGGCGCTGCCCGATCCGGTCGACGGCGACGCCTACCGGGCCGCGCTTCCGCGCCTGCCCACCACGCTCGCCGGTGCGGTAGAGCTGTTCGCCGAATCAGCGGTGGCGCGCAAGGCTTTCGGAGACGAGGTCGTCGAGCATTACCTGCACAGCGCCCGGGTGGAGCTGGATGCCTTCAACACCGCGGTGACCGATTGGGAGAGGGTCCGGGGTTTTGAGCGGTTCTGA
- a CDS encoding AMP-binding protein yields MSSWGQSIPALLRERARQRPDRPAYTFIDYELDPGGYSETLTWSQILARTEAVAAEVAAVAAPGDRVALLAPQGLEYIAGFLGAMEAGCIVVPLPVPAFGSRDERVTAALQDCAPAAVLTTSAVAGDMGGCISGGGSPTVVEVDLIDLDAPVCWAGTGAMTTKTALLQYTSGSTGSPRGVVVSHRNVFANIEQVMADYFGDDGAAPPPDTTLVSWLPFYHDMGLLMGVMGPVLLDRQTVLMSPMAFLQKPFRWIEQLAVNSCTFTAGPNFAFELAARRTRDEDMAGLDLGNVHTILSGSERIHAATIRRFTERFARFNLPANALAPSYGLAEAVVYVASAPRANRPVTLRLDYENLVAGTAEAVPGGSELVSIGAPRACTVRIVDPDLHTEQPDGRVGEIWLHGPNVAGGYWHNAEATERTFGGQLRSPSAGTPVGPWLRTGDLGVIHEGEMVVVGRIKDLLIVDGRNHYPDDIEATVQELTGGRVAAVPVNGDDGEKLVVIAEVKTRGSTVEEELHRLAALKKDVAASVSQSHGVRVADLVLVAPGSLPITTSGKIRRSTCADCYRSAQFRRLEVND; encoded by the coding sequence ATGTCGTCATGGGGGCAATCGATACCGGCGTTGCTGCGCGAACGGGCTCGCCAGAGGCCTGACCGGCCGGCGTACACCTTCATCGACTACGAGCTGGATCCCGGCGGCTATTCCGAGACCCTGACCTGGTCTCAGATCCTGGCTCGCACCGAGGCGGTCGCGGCCGAGGTGGCCGCGGTCGCGGCGCCCGGCGATCGCGTGGCGCTGCTCGCGCCGCAAGGTCTGGAGTACATCGCCGGGTTCCTCGGTGCGATGGAAGCCGGCTGCATCGTGGTCCCGCTGCCGGTACCGGCCTTCGGCAGCCGCGACGAGCGGGTCACCGCGGCGCTGCAGGACTGTGCACCGGCCGCTGTGCTCACCACATCGGCCGTCGCCGGCGACATGGGGGGGTGCATCAGCGGTGGTGGGTCTCCCACGGTCGTCGAAGTGGATCTCATCGATCTCGACGCCCCAGTCTGCTGGGCCGGTACCGGCGCGATGACGACCAAGACCGCCCTGCTGCAATACACCTCCGGCTCGACCGGCTCCCCGAGGGGCGTCGTGGTCTCGCACCGCAACGTGTTCGCCAACATCGAGCAGGTGATGGCCGATTATTTCGGCGACGACGGTGCGGCGCCGCCGCCGGACACCACGTTGGTCTCCTGGCTGCCCTTCTACCACGATATGGGCCTGTTGATGGGCGTGATGGGACCTGTCCTGCTCGACCGCCAGACGGTGCTGATGAGCCCGATGGCGTTCCTGCAGAAGCCCTTTCGGTGGATAGAGCAGCTCGCCGTCAACTCTTGCACCTTCACGGCGGGGCCGAATTTCGCGTTCGAACTCGCCGCGCGCCGCACCCGCGACGAGGACATGGCCGGTCTCGACCTGGGCAACGTGCACACGATCCTGTCCGGCAGTGAGCGCATCCACGCCGCAACGATCCGCCGCTTCACCGAACGCTTCGCGCGGTTCAACCTGCCGGCCAACGCGCTGGCGCCGTCCTACGGGCTTGCCGAGGCCGTGGTCTACGTCGCCTCGGCGCCGCGCGCGAACCGCCCCGTGACCCTGCGGCTCGACTACGAGAACCTGGTCGCCGGGACCGCGGAGGCCGTGCCGGGCGGATCCGAACTGGTCAGCATCGGAGCGCCTCGCGCGTGCACGGTGCGCATCGTCGACCCCGACTTGCACACCGAGCAGCCCGACGGGCGGGTCGGGGAGATCTGGCTGCACGGGCCCAACGTCGCCGGCGGGTACTGGCACAACGCGGAGGCCACCGAACGCACTTTCGGCGGACAGCTGCGGTCGCCGTCTGCCGGCACACCGGTGGGGCCGTGGTTGCGCACCGGAGACCTGGGCGTCATCCACGAGGGCGAGATGGTGGTGGTCGGCCGCATCAAAGACCTCCTGATCGTGGACGGCCGCAATCACTACCCCGACGACATCGAGGCCACCGTGCAGGAGCTCACCGGCGGCCGCGTCGCCGCGGTACCGGTGAACGGCGACGATGGCGAGAAGCTGGTGGTGATCGCCGAGGTCAAGACCCGGGGCAGCACCGTCGAGGAGGAGCTGCACCGGCTGGCCGCCCTGAAGAAAGACGTGGCGGCTTCGGTATCCCAGTCGCACGGCGTCCGGGTCGCTGACCTGGTGCTTGTGGCTCCCGGCTCGCTGCCCATCACCACCAGCGGCAAGATCCGCCGTTCCACCTGCGCGGACTGCTACCGCTCGGCGCAATTCCGTCGGCTGGAGGTCAACGACTGA
- a CDS encoding alpha/beta fold hydrolase gives MPGTMMTIEGFPIPVDSAGPPNGTVVVVLAAAQHPLTAYDALCQRLHTASLRTIVIGADPRLTAKSVIGILDSLGVQCGVLVGDRTGADNAWELAATRPDRFTGLVVLDRGHPRAPDLSGLIRDERCPPVEVNTTVLVSSRATASVASDSQRFVYGEHRLVTLPGRRSAQEFTAQLAMEIVLRASTW, from the coding sequence ATGCCGGGCACGATGATGACCATCGAGGGGTTCCCGATCCCCGTCGATTCCGCAGGCCCGCCAAACGGCACCGTGGTCGTGGTGCTCGCCGCCGCGCAGCACCCGCTGACCGCCTACGATGCGCTCTGCCAGCGGCTGCACACCGCCTCGCTGCGGACCATCGTGATCGGCGCCGACCCCCGACTGACGGCCAAGTCGGTGATCGGCATCCTCGACTCCTTGGGCGTGCAGTGCGGTGTGCTGGTGGGCGACCGGACCGGCGCGGACAACGCCTGGGAACTCGCGGCGACCCGCCCGGACCGCTTCACCGGCCTGGTGGTGCTCGATCGGGGCCATCCGCGCGCACCGGACCTGAGCGGGCTGATCCGCGACGAGCGCTGCCCCCCGGTCGAGGTCAACACCACCGTTCTGGTCAGTTCCCGGGCCACGGCGTCGGTGGCCAGCGACAGCCAGCGGTTCGTCTACGGCGAGCACCGCCTGGTGACGCTGCCCGGGCGGCGCAGCGCCCAGGAGTTCACCGCACAACTGGCGATGGAGATCGTGCTGCGCGCCAGCACCTGGTGA
- the map gene encoding type I methionyl aminopeptidase, which yields MPVRAPLSPGVISPTLPVPRSIPRPEYVGRATAAEGTEPWVQTPEVIEKMRVAGRIAAGALAEAGKAVAPGVTTDELDRIAHEYMVDHGAYPSTLGYKGFPKSCCTSLNEVICHGIPDSTVIADGDIVNIDVTAYIDGVHGDTNATFFAGDVSQEHRLLVERTHEATMRAIKAVKPGRALSVIGRVIEAYANRFGYTVVRDFTGHGIGPTFHNGLVILHYDQPEVDTVIEPGMTFTIEPMINLGGLDYDIWDDDWTVVTSDGQWSAQFEHTLVVTDAGAEILTLP from the coding sequence ATGCCAGTTCGAGCCCCGCTTTCCCCCGGCGTGATATCGCCCACGCTGCCGGTGCCCCGGTCCATCCCACGACCGGAGTACGTCGGCCGCGCCACGGCCGCCGAAGGCACCGAGCCGTGGGTGCAGACGCCCGAGGTGATTGAGAAGATGCGGGTGGCCGGCCGGATCGCAGCTGGCGCGCTGGCCGAGGCGGGCAAGGCCGTCGCCCCGGGCGTGACCACCGACGAGCTCGACCGGATCGCCCACGAGTACATGGTCGACCACGGCGCCTATCCCTCGACGCTGGGCTACAAGGGCTTTCCCAAGTCCTGCTGCACATCGCTCAACGAGGTCATCTGTCACGGCATCCCGGACTCGACCGTGATCGCCGACGGCGACATCGTCAACATCGATGTCACCGCCTACATCGACGGAGTACACGGCGACACCAACGCCACCTTCTTTGCCGGTGACGTCTCGCAGGAACACCGCCTCCTGGTCGAGCGCACCCACGAGGCCACCATGCGGGCCATCAAGGCCGTCAAGCCGGGCCGGGCCCTGTCGGTGATCGGGCGGGTGATCGAGGCGTATGCGAACCGGTTCGGCTACACCGTGGTCCGCGACTTCACCGGCCACGGGATCGGGCCGACGTTCCACAACGGTTTGGTGATCCTGCACTACGACCAGCCCGAAGTCGACACCGTCATCGAGCCCGGCATGACCTTCACCATCGAGCCGATGATCAACCTCGGCGGTCTGGACTACGACATCTGGGACGACGACTGGACCGTGGTCACCAGCGACGGCCAATGGAGTGCGCAGTTCGAACACACCCTCGTGGTCACCGACGCCGGCGCCGAGATTCTCACGCTGCCCTGA
- a CDS encoding DUF1707 SHOCT-like domain-containing protein codes for MTGLDDNVAALLRISDADRNGTLRRLHNAVSLGLIDIGEFEERAAQVSQARMRSDLDNLIGDLPGPGAIVTSAADRVELRGWAGSLKRHGEWVVPTRLALVRRLGSVDLDLTKARFAGPVVVIELDMRFGSVDIRLPEGASASIDDVEVYGGSARDRRSDPPAEGTPHLVLTGRVVCGSVDIRGPRRKLRWRR; via the coding sequence ATGACCGGTCTCGATGACAACGTGGCCGCTTTGCTGCGCATCTCGGATGCGGACCGCAATGGCACGCTGCGCCGTCTGCACAACGCCGTCTCGCTGGGTCTGATCGACATCGGAGAGTTCGAGGAACGCGCCGCGCAGGTCTCGCAGGCCAGGATGCGCTCGGACCTCGACAACCTGATCGGGGACCTGCCCGGACCGGGGGCCATCGTCACCTCGGCCGCCGACCGGGTCGAGCTGCGCGGCTGGGCCGGTTCGCTCAAACGCCACGGCGAGTGGGTGGTGCCGACCCGGCTGGCCCTGGTGCGGCGCCTGGGCTCGGTCGACCTCGACCTCACCAAGGCGCGCTTCGCCGGGCCGGTGGTGGTCATCGAACTCGACATGCGCTTCGGCTCCGTCGACATCCGATTGCCCGAGGGCGCCAGTGCCTCCATCGACGACGTCGAGGTCTACGGCGGCAGTGCCCGCGACCGCCGGAGCGACCCGCCTGCCGAGGGAACTCCGCACCTGGTGCTGACCGGACGCGTGGTGTGCGGCTCGGTGGACATCCGGGGTCCCCGGCGCAAGCTGCGCTGGCGGCGCTGA